One Felis catus isolate Fca126 chromosome D1, F.catus_Fca126_mat1.0, whole genome shotgun sequence DNA segment encodes these proteins:
- the LOC101084990 gene encoding olfactory receptor 1030 isoform X2 yields MVRGNSTLVTEFVLLGLTDRPELQPILFVLFLVIYLITVGGNLGMLVLIRIDSRLHTPMYFFLVSLSSLDLCYSTNVTPKMLANFLSEKKTISYAACLTQCYFFIAMVITEYYMLAVMAYDRYVAICNPLLYSSKMSRGVCIRLIAGPYVYGFLSGLMETMWTYRLTFCDSNIINHFYCADPPLIQLSCSDTFIKETSMFVVAGFNLSNSLLIIVISYIFILTAILRIHSAEGRHKAFSTCGSHLVAVTVFYGTLFCMYVRPPTDKSVEQSKIIAVFYTFVSPMLNPIIYSLRNKNVKQGVNSII; encoded by the exons ATGGTCAGAGGAAATTCCACCTTAGTGACCGAATTTGTTCTCCTGGGATTAACAGATCGTCCAGAGCTTCAGCCCATCCTCTTTGTGCTGTTCCTGGTGATCTACTTGATCACCGTGGGGGGGAACCTTGGGATGTTGGTATTGATCAGGATAGATTCAcgcctccacacccccatgtacttctttcTCGTCAGTTTGTCCAGCTTGGATTTGTGTTATTCCACGAATGTGACTCCCAAGATGTTGGCGAACTTCTTATCAGAGAAGAAAACCATTTCCTATGCTGCTTGTTTAACCCAGTGTTATTTTTTCATTGCCATGGTGATTACTGAGTATTACATGCTGGCTGTAATGGCTTATGACAGGTACGTGGCCATCTGTAACCCTTTGCTTTACAGCAGCAAGATGTCCAGAGGGGTCTGTATTCGCCTGATTGCTGGTCCCTATGTCTACGGCTTCCTTAGTGGCCTGATGGAAACCATGTGGACGTACCGCTTGACCTTTTGTGACTCCAATATTATTAATCACTTCTACTGCGCTGACCCCCCCCTCATCCAGCTGTCCTGCTCTGACACTTTCATTAAAGAGACGTCCATGTTTGTGGTAGCAGGATTTAACCTCTCCAACTCCCTCCTCATAATTGTCATCTCTTACATCTTCATTCTCACTGCCATCCTGAGGATACATTCTGCTGAAGGCAGGCACAAAGCTTTTTCCACGTGTGGTTCCCATCTGGTGGCAGTGACTGTATTTTACGGGACACTCTTCTGCATGTATGTTAGACCTCCCACGGACAAGTCAGTGGAGCAGTCTAAAATTATTGCTGTTTTCTACACTTTTGTAAGCCCTATGTTGAACCCCATCATTTATAGCCTGAGGAACAAGAATGTGAAGCAA GGGGTTAATTCCATTATCTAA
- the LOC101097711 gene encoding olfactory receptor 5M11 isoform X1 produces MSISNASAITEFILLELTDRPELQLLLFVLFLVLYLVTLSGNLGMMLLIRLDSRLHTPMYFFLTNLAFVDLCYTSNATPQMLTNFLSEKKTITFVGCFTQCYIFIALLLTEFYMLAAMAYDRYVAICNPLRYSMKMSRRICLCLATLPYVYGFSDGLFQALLTFRLNFCRSNVINHFYCADPPLIKLSCSDTYVKEHAMLVSAGFNLSNSLCIILVSYAFIVGAILRIKSAEGRRKAFSTCGSHMMAVTLFYGTLFCMYVRPPTDKTVEESKIIAVLYTFVSPVLNPLIYSLRNKDVKQALKNVLRGNRSLTWD; encoded by the coding sequence ATGTCCATCTCAAATGCCAGTGCAATAACAGAATTCATTCTCCTGGAGCTCACAGACCGGCCTGAACTCCAACTTCTCCTCTTTGTGCTGTTTCTGGTTTTGTATCTTGTCACCCTCTCAGGCAACCTGGGCATGATGCTGTTGATCAGACTGGACTCTCGCCTCCAcacacccatgtacttcttcctcactAATTTGGCCTTTGTGGACTTGTGTTACACCTCAAATGCAACCCCACAGATGTTGACTAATTTCTTATCGGAGAAGAAGACCATCACCTTTGTTGGCTGCTTTACGCAATGTTACATTTTCATTGCACTTCTCCTCACTGAGTTTTACATGCTGGCGGcaatggcctatgaccgctacgtGGCCATATGTAACCCTCTGCGCTATAGTATGAAAATGTCCAGGCGCATCTGCCTCTGTTTGGCCACATTGCCTTATGTCTATGGCTTCTCAGATGGGCTGTTCCAGGCCCTCCTGACCTTCCGCTTGAACTTCTGTAGATCCAATGTCATCAACCACTTCTACTGTGCTGACCCACCACTGATTAAGCTTTCTTGCTCTGATACGTATGTCAAAGAGCATGCCATGCTCGTATCAGCTGGCTTCAATCTCTCCAACTCCCTCTGCATCATCCTGGTGTCCTATGCCTTCATTGTTGGTGCCATCCTCCGGATCAAATCGGCAGAGGGCAGGCGCAAGGCATtctccacctgtggctcccaCATGATGGCTGTGACCCTCTTTTATGGGACCCTCTTCTGCATGTATGTAAGACCACCAACAGATAAGACTGTAGAGGAATCCAAAATAATAGCTGTCTTGTACACTTTTGTAAGTCCGGTGCTTAATCCATTGATATACAGTCTGCGGAACAAGGATGTAAAGCAAGCCTTGAAAAATGTCCTCAGAGGAAATAGGTCACTAACATGGGACTGA
- the LOC101084990 gene encoding olfactory receptor 1030 isoform X1 — translation MLAAKKMVRGNSTLVTEFVLLGLTDRPELQPILFVLFLVIYLITVGGNLGMLVLIRIDSRLHTPMYFFLVSLSSLDLCYSTNVTPKMLANFLSEKKTISYAACLTQCYFFIAMVITEYYMLAVMAYDRYVAICNPLLYSSKMSRGVCIRLIAGPYVYGFLSGLMETMWTYRLTFCDSNIINHFYCADPPLIQLSCSDTFIKETSMFVVAGFNLSNSLLIIVISYIFILTAILRIHSAEGRHKAFSTCGSHLVAVTVFYGTLFCMYVRPPTDKSVEQSKIIAVFYTFVSPMLNPIIYSLRNKNVKQAFWKLMRRNVLLK, via the coding sequence ATGCTGGCAGCTAAGAAAATGGTCAGAGGAAATTCCACCTTAGTGACCGAATTTGTTCTCCTGGGATTAACAGATCGTCCAGAGCTTCAGCCCATCCTCTTTGTGCTGTTCCTGGTGATCTACTTGATCACCGTGGGGGGGAACCTTGGGATGTTGGTATTGATCAGGATAGATTCAcgcctccacacccccatgtacttctttcTCGTCAGTTTGTCCAGCTTGGATTTGTGTTATTCCACGAATGTGACTCCCAAGATGTTGGCGAACTTCTTATCAGAGAAGAAAACCATTTCCTATGCTGCTTGTTTAACCCAGTGTTATTTTTTCATTGCCATGGTGATTACTGAGTATTACATGCTGGCTGTAATGGCTTATGACAGGTACGTGGCCATCTGTAACCCTTTGCTTTACAGCAGCAAGATGTCCAGAGGGGTCTGTATTCGCCTGATTGCTGGTCCCTATGTCTACGGCTTCCTTAGTGGCCTGATGGAAACCATGTGGACGTACCGCTTGACCTTTTGTGACTCCAATATTATTAATCACTTCTACTGCGCTGACCCCCCCCTCATCCAGCTGTCCTGCTCTGACACTTTCATTAAAGAGACGTCCATGTTTGTGGTAGCAGGATTTAACCTCTCCAACTCCCTCCTCATAATTGTCATCTCTTACATCTTCATTCTCACTGCCATCCTGAGGATACATTCTGCTGAAGGCAGGCACAAAGCTTTTTCCACGTGTGGTTCCCATCTGGTGGCAGTGACTGTATTTTACGGGACACTCTTCTGCATGTATGTTAGACCTCCCACGGACAAGTCAGTGGAGCAGTCTAAAATTATTGCTGTTTTCTACACTTTTGTAAGCCCTATGTTGAACCCCATCATTTATAGCCTGAGGAACAAGAATGTGAAGCAAGCTTTTTGGAAATTGATGAGAAGAAATGTACTTTTGAAATAA